The Armatimonadota bacterium DNA window TCAGAGCCACGTCGTCTGGCGCGAGCCGCCGAGCAGTTCTCTGCTGACCAGCAATCTTGATCAAGGCGTCGAGATGAAGTTGGACGAGCCGACCATGTACCGCGTGCTCGATGTTCCGGGTGCGCTTGCGGGGCTGGCGCCCGAAAGCACCGGCGCGTTCTCCATCGAGGTTTCAGACGAGCTGCTGCCGGAGAATCGGGGGCCGTGGCGGGTTGCGTTTTCTCCCGACGGCGTATGCGTTGAGGCGTGCGACAGCGCAGACCTCGCGATGGATATTCGCCAGTTTTCGCAAGCCCTGATGGGCCAGCCGAGCGTAATAGAAATCGCGAGGGCGGGGCTTCTGGAGGCGAAGAGCGAGGCGGTCGTCGATGAAGCTGCGAAGCTTCTCACCGCGATGCCGGTCTGCTGCATGGAGTTCTTTTAGAGATGAGCAAAACCGATCTAGATCTCGACACGTTGATGGTGTTTCTCGGGTCGCGGCCGGAGCCGTTGCACGGTGCAGTCATTCCGCCGATCTATCAGTCGAGCACGTTTGCGCAGCAGGCGCCCGGCGAATACGGCGAGTACGACTACACGCGCACCGACAACCCGACGCGCACCGTCTTGCAACAGACGCTTGCCGCGCTTGAGGGTGCGCAGTACGGTCTGGCGTTCAGCTCTGGGATGGCCGCTGTCGATGCGATCATGAGCCTGTTGAAATCGGGCGACCACATGCTTGCGGTCGACGACATCTACGGCGGTACGTACCGGTTTATCGTCGATGTGCTGATCCCGCGCGGGATCGAAGTTGACTTCGTCGATATGAAAGACGAGGGGAACGTGCGCCGGACGATCAAGCCTAATACGCGCATGATCTGGTTCGAGTCGCCGACAAACCCGCTGCTCAACCTGATCGACATCGAGATGATCGTGGCGGTTGCTCGCGAGCACGAGTTGATCTCGGCTATCGACAACACGTTCTTGCCGTACTACCAGCAGCCGCTCGCGCTCGGGGTCGACCTTGTCATGCACTCGTTGACGAAGTACATCAACGGCCACTCCGACGTGATCATGGGCTGCTTGATGACGAACGACGACGGGCTTTATGAGAAACTCAAGAACCTTCAGAACGCGATGGGCGGTACGCCGTCTCCGTTCGACTGCTTTCTGGTGCAGCGCGGCATGAAGACGCTTCCGATCAGGATGCAGCGGCACGAACAGAACGCTCGCGCGGTTGCTGAGTTCCTCGCACAACACAACCGGGTTGAAGAGGTGCTGTACCCCGGTTTGAAAACCCATCCGCAGCACGAACTCGCGTGCAAACAAGCGACAGGGTTCGGGGGCGTTCTTTCGTTTCGTTTGGCGGCAGATATGGCCGGGACAGCGAAGTTCCTACAGGCAACAAACCTGTTCGTCCTCGCGGTCTCCCTCGGCGGCGTCGAGAGCCTGATTGAGCAGCCGTCGACGATGACCCACTACGAAATGCCTGCCGAAGTCAGGGAGTCCGTCGGGATCACGGACAGCCTGATTCGCGTCTCCGTCGGGATCGAGTCGGCCGACGACCTGATCGCGGATTTGGACCAGGCGTTGGACTGTATTTGATCCGTTGCCGTGACTTTCAGCACCGTGCGGTGTGATTGCTGAACTTCAAGCGTCAGAATGGTGGAGAACAGGTGTCAAAACGATGTCCGAATTGCGACTGCCGGCTTTAGCGCTGTTACTTTCTTGCTTGACGACCGCGTTTGCACAGGTAGATGCTGAGCGGGTCGTTGCCACCGTGAACGGAGAGCCGATAACCGGCCGCATCTATTACGCGCGAATGGAGGTGCTGCCTGGTGTCGGGCAGATCGGCCCCGGCAACAGCTTCGTCCCGATCGTCCCAGGGTATTTGACGCTCCAAAGAATCATCGACGAGATGCTCCTGGTCCAACTTGCTGAGGAGCGCGGCGTCGCCCCAACCGAGGCCGAGATCGATGCAGAGATAGAGTTGCGCATGGAGGAGGACCCGGATGTGATCGCGCAGTTGCTGGCGCTCGGATTCACCGAGGCCGACTACCGGTACAACGTGATTCTGCAATTATCGCAGTTCAAGATCGAATCGCAGGGCATCACGATCACCGACTTTCAGGTGGAGAAGCAGTACGAGGGCAACCGCCTAAACTACACGCTGCCAAAGCGCTACCATCTCCGGCTGCTCCGAGTCGACAGCGAGGACGCGAAGCCGGCAGCCGATGCAGCATTGGCCGAGGGGAAGTCGTTCGAAGACGTCGCCACAGAGTTCAGCAGCGACATTTCCCGGTTCCAGGGCGGCGACATCGGTCAAATAGCAGAACGGGATATGCAGCCAGTCGTTCGAGACGCGCTCTTGGAAACGCTCGAAGGCGGGGTTACCAAGTGGCTGAATCAAGGCGGCGTCTGGCTGAGGTTTAAGATCGAAGAGATCCTGCCAGCCGAAACGCTAGAGTTGGACGAGAGGCTGAGGCGGCGAATCAGGGAACAGATGATGCTCGAGAGCGGGCGTGCGAAGAACAACATCCTCTTGCTCATGCGTGAGATTAGGAAGAAGGCCGTTCTCGATTTCAAAGGCCATCCTTTCGCCGACGAACTGACGGAACACTTTAAGATCGGTGGTTGATGCCGCACAGGCCCTGCGGTCGCTCGACTTGGAGGGCAGCTACCAAGTCCATACCGCGCCACAGCTGCTGTCCATCGATCAGAGAGCGCATCAGGTTTTCTGCGGATTTGGCGGACACGAGTCGGAGTTGCATGCAGCGCTTAGACGTCGGTTTCCTGGCACGCACTCCATTTGGCTGTGCGCGGCGGACGGCGTTCGCTCGCAGATCACCGTCGCGGACCTAGAGACGACTCTCATTTTGGATCGGCAAGTCGTAGTGTCGGCGGTTGAAAGCGATCATGCCGGGGGGCTGTACGGGTTGGTCTGGGTCGTGGACCGCCTGCTCGGCCCCGGCGGGTGTCCGTGGGATCAAGAGCAAACGCACGAGTCGTTGAAAAAGCACTTGGTGGAAGAGGTGTACGAACTGATCGACGCGATTGACAGACAGGACGAGCACGGAATGAAAGAGGAGCTCGGCGACGTTCTGCTACAGCCGATCATGCACGCGCAGATGCAGTCTCTCGCTGGCAACTGGCACATCGACGACGTGGCTGCGGACATCACGGAGAAGTTGATCAGACGGCATCCACACGTGTTCGGCGAGGGCGACGCCAAGACTTCGGATGACGTGCTTCAGCACTGGGATCGGATCAAGAGCGAAGAGAAGGGGGGCGAAAGCCGCTCTGTGCTCGGGGGAGTGCCGCAGGCGATGCCGGCGCTCCTGCGGGCGCACGAACTCAGCGTGCGCGCTGCAAGGGCAGGGTTCGAGTGGCCGGATATTGATTCTGTTTGGAAGAAGTTTGACGAAGAGCGAAACGAGTTGCGCGGTGCCATCCAGTCGGGTGAAGACGAATCGATCACCGACGAGGTCGGCGACCTTCTGTTTACGGTCGTCAACCTCGCGCGGTGGCTTGGAGTCGAGCCGGAAGACGCGCTGCGCAGGATGCTCGATCGGTTTGCCGCGCGGTTTGCATGGATGGAGAGATCAGCCCAACGGCAGCTGGCCGATCTGTCGGCAGAGGAATGGGATAAGCTCTGGGAGAGCGCGAAGAAGGAAGCTTTATGAAGATGACCTCAAGATGCACGATCGTTGCAGCCCTGACAGTTGTTGCAGCAACGGCGAGCGCATGGAGCGACGCTGGGCACGGGGCGATCGTATTTCTTGCGTACAGGCACCTAACGCCCGAGGTGCGAGCCAAGGTCGATGTACTTCTAAAGGTCGGCGTCGATAAGAAGTACGCGCCGTTGGAGATGGCCGCGATCTGGGCCGACGCGACGCGTACAGACGAGAACGGCCCGTGGCACTACATCAACGTGCACTTTCGCACCGACGGCAAACCGGTCACGAATCAGGCCTTAGAGGAGAACGTCGTTTGGGCGATCGATCGATTTACGAAACAGTTGGCCGATGCCACGTTGACAGAAGAGCAACGCGCTGATGCTCTTCGCTACGTCCTCCATTTTGTCGGCGACGCGCACCAGCCGCTGCACAACGTGGCCAGGGACACAGAGAGATATCCGAACGGCGACCGAGGTGGCAACGAATTTGCGATCAAGCCTGGGAACGGGCTACCGAGCTGGACGACTAACCTTCATCGGGTTTGGGATTCGGGATGCGGAGCGTTCGCGCTGCCGATGAGGGCGGGGGAAGAAGGCTTCGTCGAACGAGCGGAAGAGTTGGCGGACGTCCTCGCCGGATTTCATGCTCGCGAGGACCTCGATGCGGACGTACGAAACCTCGATCCGAAGGCTTGGATTCGCGTAGGCTCGGCGATTGCGATTACGTCGGCGTACGTCACGGAGGAGGGCGGTACGCCAAGCACTCTGTATCTCAGGAGCGGACAGAGAATCTGTATGCGCCGAGCGGCGTTGGCGGCGTATCGCCTAGCGGAAATCTTAAATATCGCGCTTGCGGATTAAACCGGCGCTTGAATTTTTCGGACGGCGGCGAGAACATCTCTGACGTTCCAGTTGTGTCGCTCCAACAGTCGCCGCGCTTCCTGATCCGAGAGCGTCGAGAGATCTCTCACAATTCGAACACAGCGCTCTTTCAGCTTGGCGTTCGTCGGTGCGACGTCGACCATCAGGTTTTCGATCACTTTGCCGCTCAGAACCATGGCGATCGTGCTGATCCGGTTGAGGGCGAGTTTTTGGGCGGTGCCCGCCATCAGCCGCGTCGAGCCGGTCAGAATCTCCGGTCCCGTGTCGAGAAAGACGCCGAGATCGACGATCTCGAATATCGGCGTCCCGGAGTTGTTCGCAATCCCGCAGGTGCGGACGCCTTTCTGTTTTGCGTGCCTTAGGGCAGCGAGCACAAAGGGGGTTCGGCCACTCGCGGCGATGCCGATGACGAGGTCCTTCGGGCTAAGGTCGAGCGCGTTGAGCGCTTGAATCGCAGTGTGCTCGATGTCTTCAGACGATTCAGCAGGCATTTTGCCCGCTTCCGGTCCTCCTGCAACGATTGCGATAAACCGGTCGTCAGGGACGCCGAAAGTCGGGGGCATCTCTGCTGCGTCGGTTGCGGCGATTCTTCCGCTAGTACCCGCACCCACGTAGATCACGCGACCGCCAGACTGATACGCTTTCGCCGCCCACTCGGCCGCCTTGGCAATCGCGTCTTCGGCCTTGTTGAGAGCACGGATGACTGTGCGCTCCTCTTCGTTCATTAGCCGCACCACTTCTAGAGCAGTCATTTTGTCCAGGCCGATCGATCGTGGGTGTCTTGATTCAGTACTCATTGCGTCATCTTCATGGCTATTTTGACCGCGCCCGTGACGGGCTCATTTGTCACAACGCCTAACTCGTATTCTCGGTTCCTTGAGGCCAGTTTGTCCCGGAATATTTGCTGGAGCAAACGATCCGTTTTCCACACTCCGCCAGCTAGTGCAACCACAACTTTCGTTCGGTCTGCGAGATGCTCGTCGCAATGCTCGTCGAGGTTTGCGGCGAGGCCTCCGAGCGACTCGTTGATGCTCGAGAGCGCGTACTCCCAGCCTTCGGCTGCGTCAGCTGCGATCGTGCCCGCGAGCCCTGAGAGCGCTGATCCTGGCAATGGCACTGCGTAGAGCACCGCTATTACTTCAGACGCCTCGCGATGCCCAAACTGTTCCTCGACGCTTCGCCAAAAGGCCTCTGACGCAGGCATCTTTTTCGCAGTGATCATGGTTAGCCTCAACGCCGCGCGGCCGATCGCAGCGGCAGATCCTGCGTCACAAAGCAAGTAGCCGCCGGCGCTGGACTTCACTAGATTCCCATCGACTTCGGAGCAGATCACCACTCCCGTCCCTGCGATCACGAGAACGTCGGTTCCTTCTGGCGCAGCCTCCCAGCCCGCATGGTAGTCCGGCCTGACTTCGTAACGCTTCGCGTTGACGAACTGTTTGAGGTTTTGGAGTGCGCGCTCCTTGGACGCCTGCGACAGAAGGCCGGCGAAGCAACCGCAGGCGGAGTCAACGTCCGGCGAGCCTGCCAGCGCTTCCTTCATGTGCTCGGCAACTAATTCAGCATCTGTTGAGGCCACGTTCGCCGAACCGGAAAGCCCTTCAAACACCTGGTTGCCCTCTTCGTCGCACACGAGCGCCCGCGTCGTCGAGCCTCCGCAATCTAGTCCTAGATACAGTGGCATTTAGCCGATGCGTAACTTACCTGATTCGGAGACGGAGTTGCGCTAAACTGTCGTCCGATGAAGCGATACACCGGTGCGGGGGTCTCCGAGGGGTCACGGATCGCCGTGATTACGAATGACGCGCTCGGAAACTTTGTCGTCGCAACCCCGCTCTTTCAGATGTTGCGCAGCGAACTAAGCCCCCAATGCATCGACTACTTCGGCGGGACGAGAATCGCAGAGCTTGCGCTAGGCTCCGATCTCATCGATCGCTTCGTTCCTCTGCACGGCGAATCGCCAAGGGGGTTCGCAGATGCCTTGACCGAGCCGTACGATCTCGTCGTGAACGTCGAGTGGACGACGTGGGCGAAGAGCGCTGCTGCGATGCTTGTAGGAGAGAACGGCTACGTCTGCGGGCCGTGCCTCGACGAAGAAGGCCGGGCCGACCTGCCGTTCGCCGAAGACGACCGCGGCGACTTGTGGCGGGACCAAGAGTGGGTCAGCCCTGAAGTCACGACCCGCTATCCGTTCTTGAGCACGGGGTTCATCAGCGAGATCTTTTGTCGATTGGCTTACCTGGGTGGATCAATCCCCGCGTACCGCGTGCGGCAACAAGACCCGGGGGGCACGGTTCCCGACGTCTTGATAGCCGCAAGCGCAAGCCTGCAAGACAAACTGTGGACCGTGGAGAATTGGACGGCCGTCGTCGAGACCATGATCAAGTCTGGTACGACGGTGGGGTTGCTCGGCGCGCCTCCGAAGAGCCAAAAGAAGTACTGGCTTGGAGCAGACGAAGAGCTGGCCATCGTCAGCGCCGGCGCGATCGATTTGCGCGGCGCGTTCACTCTTCCGGAGGTGGTCGGTGCGCTGGAGCGCTGCAAACTGGCCCTGACTCTCGACAACGGAATCCTGCACCTAGCGTGCGCCGCCGGAGCGCCGACGATCGGGCTGTACAGGCACGGCATCAGGCGGCTGTGGGCTCCCCCGCACCCAGGTCTTCAGGTCTTGGAGGCACAGGCTGGCGAAACGGTCGCCTCCATCTCGCTAGCAGCCGTGCAAGCAGAAGTTGAGAAATTCTGGCACTGATATACTCAGAGCGTGGGGAAGAAACGAAGAGTCTGGTGGGTCGCTGGCGGGGTGGGGCTCGTCGTGCTGTTCACGTTCACGATGCTTGCGATGCATGTGAACTCCGCCGATGCGCGGATGGACGCGACGCTCGAAGATATCGCCCTGCGGTATAGCTTGGACGTTGAACACACGGGGGAGACATTCCGCTCCGGGTCAACGAGTTTCGTCAGAACTTGGGAGTCGAGCGAGCTGACCGCAGCAGACATGGAGCAGATACTGAGAACGATTGACGCCGCCTGCAAGAACTGCACGGCTGATCCCAGCGACCGAGAGTTCGGCGAGGCCGGAGCGGTCTTTTTCCAACCCGGTGACGAGTACGACCAAACGTTCCTGATCATTGTTGCCGATGGACGTGTTGCCTACGACGTCTGGGGCGGCACTCTCACAAGAGGCATCATGGTAGTCAGGATCAATCGTCCGTTCTGGGTGCGGGTAACAGATTGGTGGCCCTGGTGAGAGAGCTTGTGCTCGAACTGACCCACTTTCGAGATTCTTAGTCAAGACTTAAGATTTCTTAGGATTTTGGCCTATACGGCCATGAATCATCACGTATAGTGTGATTGGAACACAGATTTCCGAGAAGCCGTATGCCAAACGATGAACTTCCTGACATCCCGACCGAGTGCCCGGTCAGTGGAAAGCCGTTGCACGTGACAGAGCTCACGTGCGAGGAGAGCGGCGTCATCATCCGCGGCAAGTTCCGGCTGCCGGACGGCGCAGAGATGGCCGACGAACAGCGGAAGTTCCTGAGCGTGTTCATCCGAGCGCGGGGAGTGATCAGCACGGTCGAACGAGAGCTCGGTTTGAGCTATCCGACGGTGCGATCAAAGTTGGACAACCTCCTGAAAGCGATGAATCTAGCTCCTATCAAGGAGGACGTGAAGAAGAGCGACGACAAGAAGAAGACGGCGGCAAAGAAGAGAAAGATTTTGAAGGATCTAGAAGACGAGAAGATTACTGCGGCGCAAGCGAAGAAGAAGCTACAGGGACTGAAAGAGTAATGAAAGACGAAGTCAGACGAATCATGCAGATGGTGAAAGACGGGAAGCTCAGCCCGGATGACGCCGCGGAGCTGATTGAAGCTTTTCAGGGCTCCGAGGGTTCGGAGCGTGTGGAAGGAGGAAACGACAGTGGGGCCCAAGCCCAACCTCAGGAGGAGCAGGCGTCGGAGGAGGAGCCTGCCTCTAAGGATGATCGACTGTCCGGCTTCGTAGCCCAACTGGAGAAGATGGGCAAAGAGGTCGCGGACTCGGTCAACTGGCACGACGTTGCCAAGCAAGTGCGTCATGGCGTCAACAAAGGCGTTGATGCGATACGCAAGGCGACGGACGACATGAGGAAGGGCAAGGGCCCGCTAGCGGTGTTCGGCGCGCACGAGTCGAAGACCGTGGAGCTCCCGCTCGATGTTCCCGAAGGCAAGATTCTGAGGATCGAGGGCGAGGCCGGCGACATCAAGATTACGGGCGGCAAGAAGATCGGAAAGATAGTCGCAACGGCGACTTTCCGCGGTCACAACGAGGAAGAAGCTCGGGCCAAGGCGGAGGGTTACATCCCTGTGCTCGAGGAGAGCGAGCAGTTCGTTCTGCTTCGCCAGCCCGACGGCAGCGACTTTTCAGTCGATCTTGAGATCTCGGTCGCAAAGGGGGTTCCGGTCGAACTGCGCGTTCAATCGGGCGATATCCGCGTCGTGGACACCCGCAGTTCGTGCAGGGTGACGAGCCGAAGCGGCGACGTTTACCTGCGCGGTATGGACGGTACGATCGACGTCTCGCTGTACTCCGGCGACGTGAAGATCGAAGACAGCAAGTCGTCGGTCATGACCGTTGAAACGAAGTCCGGAGACGTAACGTTGACAGATGTGAAGGGCGTGATGAACCTTCGGACTAGCAGCGGCGACGTCCGCATCACCCGCGCGGCCGGTCGGACTCTTTCGGTCGAGGCCGCGAGCGGAGACGTTTCGATCGACGTGCGAGAGCCGGTCCAGGGCGCGATCAACGTTCGTACGGTCACGGGCGACGCGAGAGTCGACATTGCCGGTGGCAGCGACGCACAAGTGATGTTGTCGACCCTGCGAGGAGCTGTATCCAGCGGCGTGGAGCTGGATGATCTTCAGCAAGAGGGCCTCAAGATCACGGGCAAGCTGGGGAAGGGCAATGGCTCGATCGATATCAGCTCGGTCAACGGCGACGTACACCTCGGCCTTCGCGACTCCGGCGCAGACGGTTAGCGATCCTGCAGCGCTGAGATAGCCGGCAAGCTCCTGCCTTCGAGCAGTTCCAGGCTCGCGCCTCCACCGGTGCTGACGTGGCTCACCCTGTCGGCCAGTCCAAACTTCGCGATCGCCGCCGCGCTGTCCCCGCCACCTACGACCGTGACACCCTCCGACTCCGCCATCGCCTCGGCGATCCGCCTAGTACCGTGCGAGAACTGCTCGATTTCGAACACCCCCATCGGCCCGTTCCAGAACACCGTCTTCGCCGTGCGAACGGTTTTGTAGAACATATCTTGAGTTTCAACTCCGATATCTCCACCGTACTGGTTGGGGTCGATGTCGTCGGCGGGCACAGTGCGTGTTGCGGTCCCTGCGGTCAATTCGGGCGCGATCACGACGTCGACAGGCAAGGCGATCTTATCGGCAAAGTTGCCGAGCGCCTGCTCTGCGAACGGAAGGTTTGATTCGTCCAGCAGCGACTTGCCGATCTCCTTTCCCTCGGCTTTGAGAAAGGTGAAAGCCATCGCGCCGCCGATCAACAGCTTGTCGACCATTGGCGCAAGGTTTTCGATGACCAGGATCTTGTCTGATACTTTAGCGCCGCCGAGCACGGCGACGAACGGACGCTGCGGCTCGTGCAAAATGCCGCCTAAAAACTCAATCTCCTTTTCGATCAGCAGCCCCGCGACGGACGGGAGGAACTGCGCAACTCCGACCGTAGAGGCGTGCGCGCGATGCGCCGTGCCGAAAGCATCATTGACAAAAAGATCTGCCAGTCGCGAAAGGCTCTTGGCGAATCGCGGGTCGTTTGCTTCCTCTTCCGGATGGAACCGAACGTTTTCTAACATCAC harbors:
- a CDS encoding PLP-dependent transferase; the encoded protein is MSKTDLDLDTLMVFLGSRPEPLHGAVIPPIYQSSTFAQQAPGEYGEYDYTRTDNPTRTVLQQTLAALEGAQYGLAFSSGMAAVDAIMSLLKSGDHMLAVDDIYGGTYRFIVDVLIPRGIEVDFVDMKDEGNVRRTIKPNTRMIWFESPTNPLLNLIDIEMIVAVAREHELISAIDNTFLPYYQQPLALGVDLVMHSLTKYINGHSDVIMGCLMTNDDGLYEKLKNLQNAMGGTPSPFDCFLVQRGMKTLPIRMQRHEQNARAVAEFLAQHNRVEEVLYPGLKTHPQHELACKQATGFGGVLSFRLAADMAGTAKFLQATNLFVLAVSLGGVESLIEQPSTMTHYEMPAEVRESVGITDSLIRVSVGIESADDLIADLDQALDCI
- a CDS encoding peptidyl-prolyl cis-trans isomerase; translated protein: MSELRLPALALLLSCLTTAFAQVDAERVVATVNGEPITGRIYYARMEVLPGVGQIGPGNSFVPIVPGYLTLQRIIDEMLLVQLAEERGVAPTEAEIDAEIELRMEEDPDVIAQLLALGFTEADYRYNVILQLSQFKIESQGITITDFQVEKQYEGNRLNYTLPKRYHLRLLRVDSEDAKPAADAALAEGKSFEDVATEFSSDISRFQGGDIGQIAERDMQPVVRDALLETLEGGVTKWLNQGGVWLRFKIEEILPAETLELDERLRRRIREQMMLESGRAKNNILLLMREIRKKAVLDFKGHPFADELTEHFKIGG
- the mazG gene encoding nucleoside triphosphate pyrophosphohydrolase — translated: MVDAAQALRSLDLEGSYQVHTAPQLLSIDQRAHQVFCGFGGHESELHAALRRRFPGTHSIWLCAADGVRSQITVADLETTLILDRQVVVSAVESDHAGGLYGLVWVVDRLLGPGGCPWDQEQTHESLKKHLVEEVYELIDAIDRQDEHGMKEELGDVLLQPIMHAQMQSLAGNWHIDDVAADITEKLIRRHPHVFGEGDAKTSDDVLQHWDRIKSEEKGGESRSVLGGVPQAMPALLRAHELSVRAARAGFEWPDIDSVWKKFDEERNELRGAIQSGEDESITDEVGDLLFTVVNLARWLGVEPEDALRRMLDRFAARFAWMERSAQRQLADLSAEEWDKLWESAKKEAL
- a CDS encoding S1/P1 nuclease, encoding MKMTSRCTIVAALTVVAATASAWSDAGHGAIVFLAYRHLTPEVRAKVDVLLKVGVDKKYAPLEMAAIWADATRTDENGPWHYINVHFRTDGKPVTNQALEENVVWAIDRFTKQLADATLTEEQRADALRYVLHFVGDAHQPLHNVARDTERYPNGDRGGNEFAIKPGNGLPSWTTNLHRVWDSGCGAFALPMRAGEEGFVERAEELADVLAGFHAREDLDADVRNLDPKAWIRVGSAIAITSAYVTEEGGTPSTLYLRSGQRICMRRAALAAYRLAEILNIALAD
- a CDS encoding N-acetylmuramic acid 6-phosphate etherase, yielding MSTESRHPRSIGLDKMTALEVVRLMNEEERTVIRALNKAEDAIAKAAEWAAKAYQSGGRVIYVGAGTSGRIAATDAAEMPPTFGVPDDRFIAIVAGGPEAGKMPAESSEDIEHTAIQALNALDLSPKDLVIGIAASGRTPFVLAALRHAKQKGVRTCGIANNSGTPIFEIVDLGVFLDTGPEILTGSTRLMAGTAQKLALNRISTIAMVLSGKVIENLMVDVAPTNAKLKERCVRIVRDLSTLSDQEARRLLERHNWNVRDVLAAVRKIQAPV
- a CDS encoding glycosyltransferase family 9 protein → MKRYTGAGVSEGSRIAVITNDALGNFVVATPLFQMLRSELSPQCIDYFGGTRIAELALGSDLIDRFVPLHGESPRGFADALTEPYDLVVNVEWTTWAKSAAAMLVGENGYVCGPCLDEEGRADLPFAEDDRGDLWRDQEWVSPEVTTRYPFLSTGFISEIFCRLAYLGGSIPAYRVRQQDPGGTVPDVLIAASASLQDKLWTVENWTAVVETMIKSGTTVGLLGAPPKSQKKYWLGADEELAIVSAGAIDLRGAFTLPEVVGALERCKLALTLDNGILHLACAAGAPTIGLYRHGIRRLWAPPHPGLQVLEAQAGETVASISLAAVQAEVEKFWH
- a CDS encoding DUF2089 domain-containing protein produces the protein MPNDELPDIPTECPVSGKPLHVTELTCEESGVIIRGKFRLPDGAEMADEQRKFLSVFIRARGVISTVERELGLSYPTVRSKLDNLLKAMNLAPIKEDVKKSDDKKKTAAKKRKILKDLEDEKITAAQAKKKLQGLKE
- a CDS encoding DUF4097 family beta strand repeat protein, which codes for MKDEVRRIMQMVKDGKLSPDDAAELIEAFQGSEGSERVEGGNDSGAQAQPQEEQASEEEPASKDDRLSGFVAQLEKMGKEVADSVNWHDVAKQVRHGVNKGVDAIRKATDDMRKGKGPLAVFGAHESKTVELPLDVPEGKILRIEGEAGDIKITGGKKIGKIVATATFRGHNEEEARAKAEGYIPVLEESEQFVLLRQPDGSDFSVDLEISVAKGVPVELRVQSGDIRVVDTRSSCRVTSRSGDVYLRGMDGTIDVSLYSGDVKIEDSKSSVMTVETKSGDVTLTDVKGVMNLRTSSGDVRITRAAGRTLSVEAASGDVSIDVREPVQGAINVRTVTGDARVDIAGGSDAQVMLSTLRGAVSSGVELDDLQQEGLKITGKLGKGNGSIDISSVNGDVHLGLRDSGADG
- a CDS encoding phosphoglycerate kinase, which codes for MNKQTVRDVDVSGKRILLRCDFNVPLDGQAVADDTRIVAALPTINYLLDHGASIVVCSHLGRPKGAVVADLSLASVAQRLAELLETQVPILPDCVGTAVEHAADAMAPGQVVMLENVRFHPEEEANDPRFAKSLSRLADLFVNDAFGTAHRAHASTVGVAQFLPSVAGLLIEKEIEFLGGILHEPQRPFVAVLGGAKVSDKILVIENLAPMVDKLLIGGAMAFTFLKAEGKEIGKSLLDESNLPFAEQALGNFADKIALPVDVVIAPELTAGTATRTVPADDIDPNQYGGDIGVETQDMFYKTVRTAKTVFWNGPMGVFEIEQFSHGTRRIAEAMAESEGVTVVGGGDSAAAIAKFGLADRVSHVSTGGGASLELLEGRSLPAISALQDR